TTTGTTCACCAATATATACcatactatatatattgttccatactatttgggtttagggtttagtgattaggatttaggtttTAGTATTTAGAAGGTGGAGTTGAGGTTTGAGTTTAGAGATCTTATCATGTATTGTTTCATTTGtcgatttataaataaatattttattttgttcacCAATATGTACTATACTATACTATCACCAATAAAATAGTATTCTATTACTTCACAATATATTGTAAACGTGCTATACTATATCTACCATATAGTGTAGTGAGATGAACCTGGGTACACTTGATATTTGAAAACGTGAGAAATTGTTTATATCTTGGATGTAGATTGACATATCCGGGTTAGGAATATTTAAGTGGATAGATATAGTGTAATATAGTAAAACAATTACacattatatttggtttataatttgaatagaatatagatttattaattatagGTAGGAAACACAAGTTACGTGGATAGCTTCTATGTCTCACATTCTAAACACCTATCTATTAAAAGTATCCACAACTTAAAGTGTTGATGTcatctctttttcattttttaccGATAACTTGTAATTGAAGAGGGTACAACCGGATAAATTAAAGCATAAATGATACTTTTTTCATTATGTCAACATCACTGTCATCTATTTAATTTTCGTTATGAATTTGGTCATCTCGCAAATTCAcccataaaaatatattagaataatagtttttttttcgttGATGCAATTATGTACCTTTAAATTGTCTCGGGAGCAATTTTAGACTAACTATTCAGTTTCAGCTGTTGAACGTATACTATTTGAAAACCAAATCTCTTTTTCTGAAATCTAAATAAGGGTCAAAGTTGGTTAAAACCTTTACGGAGGAAATATGTAGAGGAAAAAGTCAAAAAGAGATGCACAATACAACAACTTGAggtatctattctattaaaacagagtcctatttaaaatttatcatgGCATGTTTTAAAATTGGACCTATTAAAAATGTTGggacaataaatataaaaagacgTTCCTTATACAAACCTATAATGATGTATTTTCATATTAACCGAATAATATTTGAAACAACCTTTTCTTATTCTTCGGAATCCTTATGCTTCCTCTTAGTTTAAATCTCTGTCAACAACGAGGTGATGCTACTCTCCAATAAAAATGATGAGTTAACAGGGAAGCTTGGTGCAAAATTGGATTTAAGGTATAAGCTTGTGATATAAAGTTGCAGTGATAGGCAATTGTGGCTGAAGATAGTGTTCtctgcttttgtttttttctcatatCTCGGCTGAAATGATGAATTCAATAGCTATTTCGATGTATGTGAGTATTTTCTGTAGTTAATTGAATGGGATTTGACTTAATTTGGCAATTTCAGACCCTAAAATTTTCTGGGTTTGGTGGGCATTGTTGAAGATTCAATATTTAGATCTTATTTGATCATGATTGTCAAGCTTCCAGTTTCTTAATAGACAAtcaacttattttatttttggcttGTGTAAGAATATAATCCCTAATCAAGATGAAACCTTTTAATGACTTTCTTCGCTAAATTTTCTTTGAAGTGTGGTTCCATGTGTGATGTATGGACCTAAACTAAGCACAGAAGCTTGATGAACTTGCTGTTGATTCAAACAAAACTAAGAATCACATGAACATTATTGGTTGTGTTATGCTATTATGTTACCAATAGAAAGATGGTAAGTTCTTTGACGgactaaacaaataaaaaggcAGAGAGAATTGTCGTCCAACAACAAACTAATCAGTCATCTCCCATGGTTTCCAGATCATATCAAAGCGAGATTTACACCACGCTATAGCAGAAGGGGACTATGAATAAATCTATTGATTCGACAGAAGGTGGTGATGATCCAATCATCCAACGAGATGTCCACACTGTAGTTTCACACAATaggtaataaaaataaactaatgaaGCTGATTCATCCAAGAATCTATTTTGGGGGGAGTGATAAGAGATGATAGTCCTTATATGAATACGTTTGATTTCTTTCTGTATTCGTGCCACTTGAGTGTATTGACTCAAAGCCATATTTATTCATTGGCTATCCAGATAATTCTCTAggcaaaataaataaacaaagcaaCCTAATTGCAAAGGGTGTGTAGTTAAGTAAGAGCGTGGGGAATGAAGAAAGACTTACCAATGAGAACTTCATGAGCTATATACCACAGAGTTACTTATATTCTGTTGCAATGAATACCCAATTCAAATAACCAGAAGCTCTAggtttatatatacaatactTGAGGTGAGGGCCGTGAGGCAGAGATTTCTGTTATGGTACGTGGAGAAGTAATTTGACCAGAAATCTCTTTTGCGGGATAgtttctaaaataattcaaataaagTTCCAATGGTTAAAACCATGAcaatgttttcatatatatgcTGGAGTTTAGTTTCGTTAAATGGGAAATGCTCTCTCTTACTGTATATAAGCATCTAATTCAACAAGAAACCATGGGAGATAACGTGGTTATATGTTATtggaagaaaataataaaaaggcaATGTTCTCTGAATTTGTTATTCAGTTTGTTAACGGGTCAAACAACTGTATAACTAAGATTTAACATATGTCTTTGTACCAGTAGTTTTTGTCCACTTATTCTGGAAGAAAAAGATATTGGTGATGCGACAAAACACAGTGTATGTTGTTACAATCAAAGATCAGCAACAATAAAGGGACAATGAATCGGGAAGAAGAAGATTGCCTGAAGAAAATGGACATAGAatcagaaacaaaagaaaaataagagtttaatctaaaacaaaaataagtatCTGATACatagaaggaagaagaaagatgaagaaaCTTGATTCCTAAAAGTTAACAAATATCCGCGCATCCGCGCGGGCCGATTTCTAGtttttcagttaaaaaaaaacaacttatgccaagttaaaaaaaaaaaaaaaacaacttgaGGTATTTTCGATCCgtattttttgaaacttgagaGTATGCAATATTGTAGTCAAGCATTTTCTCACCTAGGACTTCgaattcatattcatatttctTTGTAAAGATTtactttatttgttttctttcctACGTTTCAGATACTCCAATGTCATCTACCTATATTGTAGAACGAGAGAATCTCTAAAATTGATGGTGCAAAAGGATCAATAGTATTATACCAATTTTATTAGGTGTTGTTTGTggagcaattttttttttttggattttgcaTCGCGGATAAGTATATGTAAATTGTTTCTAGATAAGCTTGATCAATGTGTCACTGTATTTCCTGCAAATGATTTATTTCCATCTGATTCAGCAAGCAAAACAAGTACGTTGACACTTGACACCAACAATGCCCTTTGTTtgataaacaaaagaaacaatttTATTCAACACTAAATTATAATCAATATaagtacatatataataaaattctttcaaaaaaatatttaataagttagtcagtaatatttattttggtgacaaaaaaaatcagttaaatttatttcaaaattctaatcaaTTATGTTgatgtataataataataataataataataataataataataataataataataataataacattctaacaaacatgtatatttagaaatataatctttaaaatatttttagttataatgaATAAGTTACTTCTTTTATGTGTATGTCAAAActgaaagaaaataattatatttttaatatagtaaAATGAATAGTTAAATTATTGTAAGAATTTGTAATTGTCAATAAtacttttagttaaataaatctaaaataaatatgtattgataatttatatattcgCTCGCTCGTATAGTAATTTTATCCTAGTAATTAATAGAAgtgagtttctttttctttaactgGACTTAAATTATCCGTCGTTAAGTTAGGAGTGctaattcatttttatattaaatacagTTTCTAGCTGATATAAGAAAATTAACAGTTTTAACACATTTTTAGATTAGGGCCAGAGTCACACATTCTACACGATGTTGGAAAAGGAGACAGAGTATACAGTGTCGATGTGTTGAAAATGTATGAGACAGACAGATAAAGGCACATGATACAGTGGCACAACTACACTTTTTTGGACATTTCTAAAATGAACGAAAAAAGAAGTTTCACTCTGGATATTTCGACTTTGCATATTTTTAGCCCCAATCCCGTCTTCACAATATCCCAATCCCGTCTGTCAatcttttttgttcttttttttttttttcattttcaaaagaaaagaacaaaaatgatTGACAGATTTTGTCTAAGGAAGCGGTCTGACCTTTTTATTCTTCGCAGCACTCGGAATCACACACGCTTTTCAGAGTAAGGCCAGAATAAGTGGTCCACATACACTTTTTTAGATTAGGGCCAGAGTCGCACCTTCTGAAGGCctgaatttgtttttaaaaaaacatatcatgTTTTTGAACACACATATTATGAgagaataaaatttagaaaactcAACTTGTAAGACCTTACACATATATTGTCTGTAGACACACATATGTCAACGTGGGTTAAAAGATAAGAGGATATAAACTTATTAAAGATGCAAACATAGAGACTAGCATCTTGCTTTGTTTTCGAGTATGGATCCTAAAATAAACTTACTAAAGATGCAAACATAGAGACTAGCATATTGCGTTGTTTTCGcgtattaaaaatcaaatattttttttatttggtacattatttcaattatacatgttttcatgttttatatatattacatttaatactaTTTTACTTGTGAATTAGGCGTATATAACATATCAATTGGCCTTagatatgataaaaaaaatattgttttttttgccGACTAATTTTTTTCAGACTGTAAAGGGATGATCATTTTTGGGATACTAAacaaatatgaatttataaataagtaaactttgacccaaaaaaaagtcAAGTTTAAATTTAACTTGCACACAAAATTCAACATTAAAAGACTTCAATATTTGATATTATTTCCATTCTTCGAAAGTGTTAAGACAATAACTATTGAAAGAGTAAACTTTTATAGAAGATTTACTAGTTCCATAGAAAAGTTAGACGCTGATTAACTCAGCTATGGCAGTCTTCATCTTCCTCCATTGATCTCTCTTTTAGAACCACTGGaatacaatttatattattgaaaCCGTTTGCAAGACTAATGAATTACCACAAACACCTAAATAGCAACGAACATCTTATTACGTGATCCAGCGGCACAATGGAAAATATACTATGCTTGGCTTAGAatagaaaaagaacaaaaagaagtCTTACTCTTATGATAAGAGTCTTATCCACAGGCGGCTGCTTTTAcatgaaattaattttattattttaaatagagGCCGGGGAGAAACCCGTCTGACTAAACACAGTCCATATACAAAGCGGACAAACTTTTTCTCCTTTCACAACACTCGAGAATTTCACAGTTTCACCTAGCATAGGGTCAGAATCACACAGACACAGCCACGTACGTAAGTTGTAACCCAGCTagtaatataaataatagacACACTCGTTAGACGCATTTGTTCTCTAAATCGTTCACTTGTTCTCTACCAAGGGTAGTTTGAACAATGGTTGTTTCACTCCCCCCACAATCTCAAACATCTTCTCTTTTCTATGGAGTTAATAATCCATATTTGAAAAATGGACCTAAAGGTTTCAAAGAGTATAAGATTTTGAAGAATGGAGACACGTACGTTAGGATTGATCTTCCCGGAGTTCCACTGAAAGCAGCCGTAGAAGTATCTCTTTGGGCGGATGATAAGGGTGTGGAAGCCTTGGTGGATGCACCAAAGCAGCACAAACACGACTCTTCTCAACGGACGTACTTTCCCACCATCGGTTTCACGTGCGGAAGATGCAAAGTCTTGCGATTCACCTCCCAAATGTGTGATGGAGTTCTTAGACTTATACTCACTCCAACAGGTGTTCATCGCTAACTCTGaatttctttctatttttttttgtttgtaattatttatcAAGTTAGTTTGATGTGAAAGTTCCTAATTGATACAGCAAGGATGCTTGGAGGGAGATTTCTTAGTGGAGTAGATGCGGAAGAAAAGTGTTAGTATTTCATTCTCGTTTATAAGTCTTTTTCATAAAGTTTACaaatgtttgtttctttgtcatCTGTCTCACAGATTTTTGTAGTTCTGCTGCTCACTGGTTTCCCTATACCTCCGATCCGTATGGTAACtcacattttattttctttttgggaAAACCTAAAATATAAGTGGGATTGTGGATATggtaattaaatcaaataaaattgaaGTGCGAAAATGATGGGTTTATTCCACATTTCTAAAATGCTTACTCTGTTATGCAATGTttgtttaaaaacttttttttgttgcgAGAACAGACCCTTCGTTAACCGGTCCGGTATTGGAGCCAAACCCTGCTGTTGAAGAAGGATCGCGGATGGCTTATGAATCGAAGCGGCTCCAAAACGGCAGCTTATACGTGCGTGTAGACATGCCAGGCGTTCCCAAAGACAGGTTCACGGTGTCGGTAGCGGACGGGAGAGTAACGGTGACTGGTGAAGCTCCGGCCGTTAGCCACGACTCAGGTGGCCGATTCTACGCTGGTGACGTGGCCTTGCTCGAGACTCTTGTCACCTTTCGTCGCCGTTGGATAAAAACGATTGCCAAGGATGGAGTTATTAGGTTGATCATTCCTAATCTTTGATTTGATATTTGGATTGCATGGCATGTTTGCTTATTTTGGTGGAACCTATTTAACATTGGATGTGCTgattttgtatttgatgttggaTTGCAAGCCAAGTCAGCTTATTTtggtagaattttttttttttttttttaactttcggATATGTTTACAAAAGCTTCTTTTTGTTCTGTTATATTCCAATTAGTTTcatgtggatttttttttggtcaaatagtTTCATGTGGATAAGAAATGCAATTTGTGTTAACGACAATGGTAAAGTTTGGGTTCCAAAATTTAGAAGCAACTAATTTAATCAGAAATTGACTTGGGCCTAGACAATGGAAAGGCCATCAAAGTTGAAACCAGCTTCCATTGGGCTAGAACAAAAAGTACAGACAAAAATCAACTTCTGCAGTAGCCGTTGGAAATGAAAACAgagcagaggaagaagacaaaagCTGTGGTCCTGATCTGTACAAGCATGTTCGACCATTAATGATCCAGAATCTTTTTAAATTCTCAGCATCAAGTTAAGAAATGACTTAAGAGCTTGATTGTTTTCAGTTTTTGAAATGGTTTCTCgcttttgtttttgaaaaaccaCTTTTTTTGCCAATCAAGATTTTGGAAGAACAGCTTTCCTATATTTTAGGGAAACCAGATTTTTAACCCTTTGACCAATTTACACATAGAAACCAAAATCTACATTTTTTAGGTTTCTCCTATTGACAGTACGTacactttctttattttctttttcttttctattaacaaattatttattttcataaacaaaatCACTTCAGCCAATTTATAAGGGAAACAAAAACTCACAAAATATAGCAAAGTTTATGAAAACTGTTAGTTATAAGTATTAGATATTTATTACACtggagttttattttataataggttaattacataaattttatacagtttgccaaacatattaaaatatatttaaattttatttagtatgtttaaataataaactaacTGTTAATTGTGTACTGTTTAATATGTGTAGAATTAAATATAACTTTGGGAatataactattaaatattttctgcAATATTTGTATTgtataagatttttaaaatataactagttatttaaaaataataattatgatttatGTATTGTCTTTTTAAGGCAATTCtcttaaatatcattttttaaattttgtcacaaaatagcattcaaaaaataaaatgaccaaaataacatctttttgttttgaaaaaatttaatatttattttttatttttaaaaatttgaatacatTCATAAAActccaccccttaactctaaaccctcttagattaattaattcaaaggttataaatacatatttatccttcaataaaatttcttttggtcattttctccTATGTGActgtgatgctatttttgtgacaaaaaactTGATTTGATGTTATTCtggtttttttctcttttttaactaaaatctaaaaagtacaaaaaatcaaaaccaaaatttttaaaaataaatattttattagtttttaaaacaaaaaccaaaaactaaaaactaaaatcaccattcatatttttctaaaaactaaaatctgtaAGAGAATTTAGCTTAGGTTACTTAGGTTTCACGTTATTTGTTAGATCTAGGTTAAACTAAAAGTAATGACACAATCAATTTAACGAGTTCCCGGCCCTCGGCGCGGTACATCTCGTGGGAGAACTTCTACTCCCAAAATCCACTAGATCAAACGAGAGACTCTAGCCACACACAACCTTGTGTGCTAGATAGTTGTTTACAAACAATCAAATACTCTTAGCTAG
This genomic stretch from Raphanus sativus cultivar WK10039 chromosome 3, ASM80110v3, whole genome shotgun sequence harbors:
- the LOC108845141 gene encoding putative 57 kDa heat shock protein; this encodes MVVSLPPQSQTSSLFYGVNNPYLKNGPKGFKEYKILKNGDTYVRIDLPGVPLKAAVEVSLWADDKGVEALVDAPKQHKHDSSQRTYFPTIGFTCGRCKVLRFTSQMCDGVLRLILTPTARMLGGRFLSGVDAEEKYFCSSAAHWFPYTSDPYDPSLTGPVLEPNPAVEEGSRMAYESKRLQNGSLYVRVDMPGVPKDRFTVSVADGRVTVTGEAPAVSHDSGGRFYAGDVALLETLVTFRRRWIKTIAKDGVIRLIIPNL